From a single Cryptococcus neoformans var. neoformans B-3501A chromosome 3, whole genome shotgun sequence genomic region:
- a CDS encoding hypothetical protein (Match to ESTs gb|CF190089.1|CF190089, gb|CF186270.1|CF186270) yields MSLSNPLNLLLVPPLLFLAYRILVPPPPHTPPEYNSLPAEHPHVICHSTFTPAQLAQYDGTNGDRILLAIMRVAPDGKIDPNGERTVFDVTAGRTFYGPDGVYGNFAGRDASRGMAKQSFEPEVLTSIDEPLDDLSDLTPSEIENMRGWHQHFEGKYIVCGELVNG; encoded by the exons ATGTCCCTCAGCAACcccctcaacctcctcctcgtcccccccctcctcttcctcgcctacCGCATCCTCGTCCCGCCTCCACCGCACACCCCGCCAGAGTACAACTCGCTCCCCGCAGAGCATCCGCACGTCATATGTCACTCAACATTCACTCCTGCACAGCTTGCCCAGTATGACGGCACCAACGGCGATCGCATACTCCTCGCCATCATGAGGGTCGCTCCCGACGGAAAAATAGATCCAAACGGCGAACGGACGGTTTTTGATGTCACGGCTGGCAGGACATTCTATGGACCTG ATGGTGTCTATGGTAACTTTGCTGGGCGAGATGCGTCTCGAGGCATGGCCAAACAGTCTTTTGAGCCAG AAGTCCTCACCTCCATCGACGAACCTCTTGACGATCTTTCTGATCTCACGCCTTCTGAAAT TGAGAACATGCGGGGGTGGCATCAACATTTCGAAGGTAAATACATTGTCTGCGGTGAATTGGTGAATGGATAA